The Paramagnetospirillum magnetotacticum MS-1 genome has a window encoding:
- a CDS encoding hemerythrin family protein, whose product MTILGSSSSVDVNALVAIENTATRRLIVSVMRECGFVVQEETKDISHTMLHLEHGNASNINIILCDKLGGTGHLKVLKHVRWGEGQPPQSLPIIALDNQWTADELIAARDAGISASLTLPITRHLLQMAITAAMTTQKAFISCPSFHGPDRRSAIMKGYKGPFRRADDALTRRHEGSPVIAPSADLRQVKLRDKPREAIAPTSSVDMKAEIGWSTAIATGRDDIDDQHRKIIDFLKILGTTSSAEYEIKALDDVLVGLSDYVKMHFKHEESLMDSFDYDERDKHKRIHAGFVEKLDGINRDELHNGGGSEKLFFLIYNWLVTHIVSIDRIMIAKLNGEYDDGIGGETVHKQTGIVIENAYELAAKIMNVNLQTSSTADERHKKSIMHDISKSTERLINLMELADSRVQVSGCSNFQLKRLGEIRHALTKSADSLAETAAKRIIRLCGDILSGKQGIPLGVGDILRRQMGRVASLAAVIGGLDAMSSTAKSAAIEANELAGKILEMELGSAASLQDFDIVEK is encoded by the coding sequence ATGACAATCTTAGGATCATCATCCTCAGTAGATGTTAATGCACTCGTCGCCATTGAAAATACTGCGACCAGAAGGCTTATCGTTTCCGTTATGCGTGAGTGTGGCTTTGTAGTTCAGGAAGAAACCAAAGACATCAGCCACACGATGCTGCACCTTGAGCATGGAAACGCATCAAACATAAATATCATCCTGTGCGATAAGCTTGGTGGAACTGGGCATCTGAAGGTTTTGAAGCATGTCCGTTGGGGGGAAGGGCAACCCCCTCAATCCCTTCCCATAATCGCCCTGGATAACCAGTGGACCGCCGATGAGCTAATCGCGGCAAGAGACGCGGGGATATCCGCTTCGCTCACCCTTCCCATAACCCGCCACTTGTTGCAAATGGCGATCACGGCTGCGATGACCACGCAGAAGGCTTTTATTTCCTGTCCGAGCTTTCATGGGCCGGATAGACGCTCTGCCATCATGAAAGGCTACAAGGGGCCGTTTAGGCGGGCGGATGATGCCCTGACCCGCCGTCATGAAGGCTCCCCTGTGATTGCCCCGTCCGCAGATCTGCGACAGGTCAAGTTGCGAGATAAGCCCCGCGAGGCCATAGCCCCTACATCTTCGGTCGATATGAAGGCTGAAATCGGATGGTCTACGGCGATTGCCACTGGGCGGGATGACATCGATGATCAACACCGGAAAATCATCGATTTTCTGAAAATACTTGGGACAACCTCAAGTGCCGAATATGAAATCAAGGCGCTCGATGACGTTCTTGTTGGTCTTTCAGATTATGTAAAAATGCACTTTAAGCACGAGGAGTCTCTCATGGACTCCTTTGATTATGATGAAAGAGACAAGCATAAGCGAATTCATGCTGGCTTTGTAGAGAAGCTTGATGGAATCAATCGTGATGAACTTCATAACGGCGGCGGAAGTGAGAAGCTTTTCTTTTTAATATATAATTGGCTCGTCACGCATATTGTTAGCATTGACCGCATCATGATCGCCAAATTGAATGGCGAATATGATGATGGCATTGGCGGCGAGACTGTACACAAGCAAACTGGCATCGTGATTGAAAATGCGTATGAATTAGCCGCAAAAATTATGAACGTAAACCTCCAAACAAGTTCGACGGCAGATGAGCGTCATAAAAAATCAATTATGCATGATATTTCGAAATCAACAGAGAGATTGATCAATCTTATGGAGCTTGCGGATTCTCGTGTGCAGGTGAGCGGATGCTCTAATTTTCAACTTAAACGACTGGGCGAGATTCGGCACGCACTGACAAAAAGTGCAGATTCTCTGGCCGAGACGGCTGCAAAAAGAATTATACGGCTATGCGGTGATATTTTGTCCGGCAAGCAGGGCATTCCCCTTGGAGTCGGGGATATCTTGCGGCGACAAATGGGCCGGGTGGCAAGCTTGGCTGCGGTAATCGGTGGATTGGACGCTATGAGTTCCACCGCAAAATCCGCAGCCATCGAGGCAAATGAGTTGGCCGGGAAAATCTTGGAAATGGAACTCGGATCAGCCGCGTCTTTGCAGGACTTTGATATTGTCGAAAAATAG